The proteins below are encoded in one region of Neodiprion virginianus isolate iyNeoVirg1 chromosome 7, iyNeoVirg1.1, whole genome shotgun sequence:
- the LOC124308843 gene encoding phosphofurin acidic cluster sorting protein 2 isoform X2, whose product MAERNKVTTPAARPVPMKLFATWEVDRTPPNCIPRLCSLTLSRLVLLRPLGADLASISLAVKMQSSKRTLRSNEIAVPATGMLDTELELQFALQYPHFLKRDGNKLLILLQRRKRYKNRTMLGYKTLAEGIINMAQVLQKQMDLELELISDKSEKYGGHSVVLAKVSVVALSSQPVDHDKRLLNDPSERLGTEFSDDEEEFSSEGEAEGSDSEPTLEVHRRKSRAKIPANARQRNLKQKFIALLKRFRVSEELEHDQEEIGQKLSGGDMEIEELFDELEDLSDSGPELDTMSVSSTPKPSLRPFFSSSRSLLAPMHTERGVDRLSDDSSRRADSDSHPENWTDHEANDAPQAVAGSPPKSSSDHTNKNEGADRRSRLFARDRGTPGSNKSKKHSLSVDLKPATDMNNAEPRKALVEQLGRVLPDDSLPESVSLVSLADPGGAVLAARLQERNQRVLTTASPADIRATFTCLVARIQKFCNSSAKPPAPIKVVIAGGDSFVNAVLRHYVDLLSFRPPDWQNYLRFLVVPLGSNTLARYLCSVDSRYSMLFGEEWREIMEREGGGATEGAARVTEYLATCGPLLSLPIAEAMVTYRETDDSSQIFIPFVNDVRVGCPDSSASASVDLEEAMAVSGSPPSLPPPGLPVPPPSRLTPPSSPNVGQPRDGWEPVELQLDYWGKQTIGDKGKITLRQAFRALHVQRLPPLGENPGHHMSMNYTTKEKKQKIMRLGKKKEKEKENEPKSQTVEGVARLICSAKTHNIPLKVSIDGTEWYGVKFFQLSAQWQTHIKTFPVSLLAYNVQQQSLNIT is encoded by the exons ATGGCGGAAAGAAACAAGGTAACGACCCCGGCCGCCCGCCCCGTCCCCATGAAGCTCTTTGCTACGTGGGAAGTCGATCGCACGCCGCCCAACTGCATACCGAG ACTTTGTTCATTGACACTGAGCCGGTTGGTTCTTCTGCGACCGTTGGGTGCAGATCTGGCGTCGATTAGTCTAGCCGTTAAAATGCAGAGTTCAAAGAGAACACTCAGATCTAACGAGATAGCCGTACCGGCTACCGGTATGTTGGACACTGAGCTGGAACTTCAGTTCGCCCTACAGTATCCCCATTTCCTCAAAAGGGATGGAAACAAGCTCTTGATACTTTTGCAAAGACGTAAGAGGTACAAGAACAGAACAATGCTTGGGTATAAAACCCTTGCCGAAGGAATCATCAACATGGCACAG GTTCTGCAGAAGCAGATGGACCTCGAGCTCGAGCTCATTTCTGACAAGTCGGAAAAGTATGGCGGTCATTCCGTTGTTCTCGCCAAGGTTAGCGTTGTCGCGCTGAGTTCGCAGCCTGTCGACCACGACAAGAGGCTCTTGAACGATCCTAGCGAAAGACTGGGTACCGAGTTCAGCGATGACGAGGAAGAATTTAGCTCCGAAGGAGAGGCTGAAGGCAGCGACAGCGAACCCACCCTGGAAGTACACAGGAGAAAGAGTAGAGCGAAAATACCCGCCAATGCCAGG CAAAGAAACTTGAAGCAGAAATTCATTGCACTACTGAAAAGGTTCAGAGTTTCCGAGGAACTGGAACACGACCAGGAAGAGATCGGGCAAAAACTTTCAG GCGGCGACATGGAAATCGAGGAGTTGTTTGACGAGCTGGAAGATTTGTCTGACAGCGGACCAGAGCTTGACACAATGTCAGTCAGCAGCACTCCAAAGCCATCATTAAGGCCGTTCTTCAGCTCTAGTCGATCTCTTTTGGCGCCGATGCATACAG AACGCGGGGTCGACCGACTTAGCGACGACAGTTCGAGGAGGGCAGACAGCGATTCGCATCCGGAAAACTGGACGGATCACGAAGCTAACGATGCGCCACAGGCGGTCGCCGGATCACCGCCAAAATCCAGCTCAGATCATACAAACAAAAACGAAGGCGCTGACAGAAGAAGCAGACTTTTTGCCAGGGATCGGGGAACGCCGGGAAGTAACAAGTCCAAGAAACACAGTCTCAGCGTCGACCTCAAACCAGCCACCGACATGAACAACGCCGAG CCGAGAAAGGCCCTCGTTGAACAATTGGGTCGAGTTCTGCCTGACGACAGTCTTCCAGAGTCCGTGTCGCTCGTTTCTCTGGCCGATCCTGGTGGTGCGGTTCTGGCTGCTCGGCTTCAGGAGCGAAATCAGCGCGTTTTGACCACCGCATCGCCAGCTGACATCAGAGCGACGTTCACCTGCCTCGTTGCTCGCattcaaaaatt CTGCAACAGCTCCGCTAAACCGCCGGCTCCTATTAAGGTGGTTATAGCGGGCGGTGACAGCTTCGTTAACGCTGTGCTTCGCCACTACGTCGATCTCCTCAGCTTCAGGCCACCCGACTGGCAAAATTATCTCAGATTCCTCGTCGTTCCCCTCGGCTCCAACACCCTAGCAAGGTATCTCTGCTCCGTCGATTCAAGGTACTCGATGTTGTTTGGTGAGGAGTGGAGAGAAATCATGGAACGCGAGGGCGGAGGCGCCACCGAAGGCGCTGCAAGGGTCACGGAATATTTGGCCACCTGTGGACCGCTCCTGTCTCTTCCCATTGCCGAGGCGATGGTGACTTACAG GGAAACCGACGACAGCAGCCAGATATTCATACCGTTTGTGAACGACGTTCGAGTCGGCTGTCCAGACAGTAGTGCGTCGGCTTCCGTCGACCTGGAAGAGGCGATGGCTGTGTCTGGTTCCCCGCCTTCGCTGCCTCCCCCGGGTTTGCCAGTTCCACCTCCCAGTCGACTGACCCCTCCGAGCAGCCCGAACGTTGGCCAGCCGAGAGACGGTTGGGAGCCGGTCGAGCTGCAACTGGATTACTGGGGAAAACAAACCATAGGAGATAAGGGAAAAATCACTCTGAGGCAGGCGTTCAGGGCGCTTCACGTCCAGAGGTTACCTCCGCTTGGCGAAAACCCTGGACATCATATGTCGATGAATTACACGACGAAGGAGAAGAAGCAGAAAA TAATGAGACTGggaaagaagaaggagaaggagaaggaaaatGAGCCAAAAAGTCAGACCGTCGAAGGTGTGGCGCGACTGATATGCTCGGCAAAAACCCACAACATTCCATTGAAAG tCAGTATAGACGGCACCGAATGGTACGGCgtaaaattctttcaactGTCGGCGCAGTGGCAGACTCATATCAAGACGTTCCCTGTATCGTTATTGGCCTACAACGTACAGCAACAGTCCCTAAATATCACATAA
- the LOC124308843 gene encoding phosphofurin acidic cluster sorting protein 2 isoform X1: MAERNKVTTPAARPVPMKLFATWEVDRTPPNCIPRLCSLTLSRLVLLRPLGADLASISLAVKMQSSKRTLRSNEIAVPATGMLDTELELQFALQYPHFLKRDGNKLLILLQRRKRYKNRTMLGYKTLAEGIINMAQVLQKQMDLELELISDKSEKYGGHSVVLAKVSVVALSSQPVDHDKRLLNDPSERLGTEFSDDEEEFSSEGEAEGSDSEPTLEVHRRKSRAKIPANARQRNLKQKFIALLKRFRVSEELEHDQEEIGQKLSGGDMEIEELFDELEDLSDSGPELDTMSVSSTPKPSLRPFFSSSRSLLAPMHTVVTGEEIGTNSANAVAQPHSCLATKEKNRIGHTTPERGVDRLSDDSSRRADSDSHPENWTDHEANDAPQAVAGSPPKSSSDHTNKNEGADRRSRLFARDRGTPGSNKSKKHSLSVDLKPATDMNNAEPRKALVEQLGRVLPDDSLPESVSLVSLADPGGAVLAARLQERNQRVLTTASPADIRATFTCLVARIQKFCNSSAKPPAPIKVVIAGGDSFVNAVLRHYVDLLSFRPPDWQNYLRFLVVPLGSNTLARYLCSVDSRYSMLFGEEWREIMEREGGGATEGAARVTEYLATCGPLLSLPIAEAMVTYRETDDSSQIFIPFVNDVRVGCPDSSASASVDLEEAMAVSGSPPSLPPPGLPVPPPSRLTPPSSPNVGQPRDGWEPVELQLDYWGKQTIGDKGKITLRQAFRALHVQRLPPLGENPGHHMSMNYTTKEKKQKIMRLGKKKEKEKENEPKSQTVEGVARLICSAKTHNIPLKVSIDGTEWYGVKFFQLSAQWQTHIKTFPVSLLAYNVQQQSLNIT; this comes from the exons ATGGCGGAAAGAAACAAGGTAACGACCCCGGCCGCCCGCCCCGTCCCCATGAAGCTCTTTGCTACGTGGGAAGTCGATCGCACGCCGCCCAACTGCATACCGAG ACTTTGTTCATTGACACTGAGCCGGTTGGTTCTTCTGCGACCGTTGGGTGCAGATCTGGCGTCGATTAGTCTAGCCGTTAAAATGCAGAGTTCAAAGAGAACACTCAGATCTAACGAGATAGCCGTACCGGCTACCGGTATGTTGGACACTGAGCTGGAACTTCAGTTCGCCCTACAGTATCCCCATTTCCTCAAAAGGGATGGAAACAAGCTCTTGATACTTTTGCAAAGACGTAAGAGGTACAAGAACAGAACAATGCTTGGGTATAAAACCCTTGCCGAAGGAATCATCAACATGGCACAG GTTCTGCAGAAGCAGATGGACCTCGAGCTCGAGCTCATTTCTGACAAGTCGGAAAAGTATGGCGGTCATTCCGTTGTTCTCGCCAAGGTTAGCGTTGTCGCGCTGAGTTCGCAGCCTGTCGACCACGACAAGAGGCTCTTGAACGATCCTAGCGAAAGACTGGGTACCGAGTTCAGCGATGACGAGGAAGAATTTAGCTCCGAAGGAGAGGCTGAAGGCAGCGACAGCGAACCCACCCTGGAAGTACACAGGAGAAAGAGTAGAGCGAAAATACCCGCCAATGCCAGG CAAAGAAACTTGAAGCAGAAATTCATTGCACTACTGAAAAGGTTCAGAGTTTCCGAGGAACTGGAACACGACCAGGAAGAGATCGGGCAAAAACTTTCAG GCGGCGACATGGAAATCGAGGAGTTGTTTGACGAGCTGGAAGATTTGTCTGACAGCGGACCAGAGCTTGACACAATGTCAGTCAGCAGCACTCCAAAGCCATCATTAAGGCCGTTCTTCAGCTCTAGTCGATCTCTTTTGGCGCCGATGCATACAG TAGTAACCGGCGAGGAAATCGGTACCAACTCCGCTAACGCCGTAGCTCAACCTCATTCCTGTCTGGCTACCAAAGAGAAGAATCGTATCGGACACACTACCCCAG AACGCGGGGTCGACCGACTTAGCGACGACAGTTCGAGGAGGGCAGACAGCGATTCGCATCCGGAAAACTGGACGGATCACGAAGCTAACGATGCGCCACAGGCGGTCGCCGGATCACCGCCAAAATCCAGCTCAGATCATACAAACAAAAACGAAGGCGCTGACAGAAGAAGCAGACTTTTTGCCAGGGATCGGGGAACGCCGGGAAGTAACAAGTCCAAGAAACACAGTCTCAGCGTCGACCTCAAACCAGCCACCGACATGAACAACGCCGAG CCGAGAAAGGCCCTCGTTGAACAATTGGGTCGAGTTCTGCCTGACGACAGTCTTCCAGAGTCCGTGTCGCTCGTTTCTCTGGCCGATCCTGGTGGTGCGGTTCTGGCTGCTCGGCTTCAGGAGCGAAATCAGCGCGTTTTGACCACCGCATCGCCAGCTGACATCAGAGCGACGTTCACCTGCCTCGTTGCTCGCattcaaaaatt CTGCAACAGCTCCGCTAAACCGCCGGCTCCTATTAAGGTGGTTATAGCGGGCGGTGACAGCTTCGTTAACGCTGTGCTTCGCCACTACGTCGATCTCCTCAGCTTCAGGCCACCCGACTGGCAAAATTATCTCAGATTCCTCGTCGTTCCCCTCGGCTCCAACACCCTAGCAAGGTATCTCTGCTCCGTCGATTCAAGGTACTCGATGTTGTTTGGTGAGGAGTGGAGAGAAATCATGGAACGCGAGGGCGGAGGCGCCACCGAAGGCGCTGCAAGGGTCACGGAATATTTGGCCACCTGTGGACCGCTCCTGTCTCTTCCCATTGCCGAGGCGATGGTGACTTACAG GGAAACCGACGACAGCAGCCAGATATTCATACCGTTTGTGAACGACGTTCGAGTCGGCTGTCCAGACAGTAGTGCGTCGGCTTCCGTCGACCTGGAAGAGGCGATGGCTGTGTCTGGTTCCCCGCCTTCGCTGCCTCCCCCGGGTTTGCCAGTTCCACCTCCCAGTCGACTGACCCCTCCGAGCAGCCCGAACGTTGGCCAGCCGAGAGACGGTTGGGAGCCGGTCGAGCTGCAACTGGATTACTGGGGAAAACAAACCATAGGAGATAAGGGAAAAATCACTCTGAGGCAGGCGTTCAGGGCGCTTCACGTCCAGAGGTTACCTCCGCTTGGCGAAAACCCTGGACATCATATGTCGATGAATTACACGACGAAGGAGAAGAAGCAGAAAA TAATGAGACTGggaaagaagaaggagaaggagaaggaaaatGAGCCAAAAAGTCAGACCGTCGAAGGTGTGGCGCGACTGATATGCTCGGCAAAAACCCACAACATTCCATTGAAAG tCAGTATAGACGGCACCGAATGGTACGGCgtaaaattctttcaactGTCGGCGCAGTGGCAGACTCATATCAAGACGTTCCCTGTATCGTTATTGGCCTACAACGTACAGCAACAGTCCCTAAATATCACATAA
- the LOC124308837 gene encoding ataxin-7-like protein 3: MSGIDERVDELNKKFLEFVSKPENVDAASKEIYEDLLDEVMMGFVFDVHRTVKTGSSDVEEGIPDDESYAIVDLPGLDVFGQQAIKKSQDCACPNCDRGVAACRFATHLEKCMGMGRNSSRIASRRIANSSKDLSTLSGVLSDDDDDVDWSLTNDKRKRRKDRNGLKKSKQSKSVHRNGDTGSAGGENNHTSNENSPSNYENMSVEDKRALLTQICGVVSEHTKKLCTRSMRCPQHTDDQRKDMRANLEATNNGHSNQDNLHVDVDTYEEGDGQNLRDALARWDLEVSSHSSPADSASTTSTSSSSRKRDSKSKGKGKGSKRDRGSPISQGD; encoded by the coding sequence ATGTCTGGGATCGACGAGCGGGTTGACGAATTGAACAAAAAGTTTCTAGAGTTCGTGAGCAAACCGGAAAACGTCGACGCGGCATCTAAAGAGATATACGAGGATCTTTTGGACGAGGTGATGATGGGCTTCGTTTTTGACGTTCACAGAACCGTGAAGACAGGCAGTTCGGACGTCGAGGAGGGCATTCCTGACGATGAGTCATACGCCATAGTCGACCTGCCGGGTCTCGACGTCTTTGGCCAGCAGGCGATAAAGAAATCGCAGGACTGCGCTTGCCCCAACTGTGATCGGGGTGTTGCGGCCTGTCGCTTTGCCACGCACCTGGAGAAGTGCATGGGAATGGGGAGGAACAGTTCAAGGATAGCGTCAAGACGGATCGCGAACAGTTCCAAAGACCTGAGCACCCTAAGTGGCGTCCTaagcgacgacgacgacgacgtcgactGGAGCCTGACGAACGACAAGCGGAAAAGACGCAAGGATCGCAACGGGCTAAAAAAATCCAAGCAGAGCAAGAGCGTTCATAGAAACGGGGACACCGGCTCCGCCGGAGGCGAAAACAACCACACTAGCAACGAGAACTCTCCCTCGAACTACGAGAACATGTCCGTTGAGGACAAACGCGCCTTGCTGACACAAATCTGTGGGGTCGTTTCCGAACACACTAAGAAACTATGCACGAGGTCGATGCGCTGTCCACAGCACACCGACGACCAGCGGAAGGATATGCGTGCCAATCTTGAGGCAACCAACAATGGACATTCTAATCAGGACAATCTTCACGTCGACGTTGACACCTACGAAGAAGGCGATGGCCAGAATTTGAGGGACGCCTTGGCCAGGTGGGATCTCGAGGTTTCCAGCCATTCCAGTCCCGCGGATTCTGCATCCACGACCTCCACGTCATCCTCCAGTAGGAAGCGGGATTCCAAGTCCAAGGGGAAAGGAAAGGGGTCGAAGCGAGACAGGGGATCTCCCATTTCTCAAGGCGATTAA